One window of the Cryptomeria japonica chromosome 7, Sugi_1.0, whole genome shotgun sequence genome contains the following:
- the LOC131073088 gene encoding uncharacterized protein LOC131073088 has protein sequence MKNPGAILMLVAYLEMAVVMGGAARFSGINIGARLAAPGGRNNGGNSISVAEAGPNPGGNSDKLMEDEDSNSIARAKAGPNPGGNSENVMESSDSNSVAGAKAGPNPGGNSLGGRKDAHQFRMSRPAGHANIEGRLFSAESSTHNQLRKNVLSF, from the coding sequence ATGAAGAATCCTGGAGCAATACTAATGTTGGTTGCATATTTGGAGATGGCGGTTGTAATGGGAGGCGCAGCCCGATTTTCGGGCATAAATATTGGGGCGAGGCTTGCAGCTCCAGGAGGTCGTAACAATGGCGGCAATTCGATTTCGGTTGCAGAAGCCGGTCCAAATCCAGGCGGAAACTCTGATAAGCTGATGGAGGATGAGGATTCCAATTCGATAGCGCGTGCTAAAGCAGGTCCAAACCCAGGAGGCAATTCTGAGAATGTGATGGAGTCGTCTGACAGCAATTCGGTTGCGGGTGCGAAGGCAGGTCCCAACCCAGGTGGAAATTCACTGGGAGGGCGCAAGGATGCTCACCAATTTCGCATGTCACGTCCCGCAGGACATGCAAACATTGAGGGACGGCTGTTCTCAGCTGAATCATCTACACATAATCAGCTTAGGAAGAACGTTCTCTCTTTCTAA